A genomic segment from Streptomyces sp. NBC_00237 encodes:
- the fabG gene encoding 3-oxoacyl-ACP reductase FabG, whose amino-acid sequence MSQQDKRVALVTGATSGIGLAVARLLATQNHRVFIGARNAENVAETVKQLQSEGLDVDGTTLDVRSSTDARLFVQAAVDRFGTVDVLVNNAGRSGGGVTADIDDDLWNDVIDTNLNSVFRLTREVLTTGGLRDKDRGRIINIASTAGKQGVVLGAPYSASKHGVVGFTKALGNELAPTGITVNAVCPGYVETPMAQRVRQGYAAAYDATEEAILAKFQSKIPLGRYSTPEEVAGLVGYLASDTAASITSQALNVCGGLGNF is encoded by the coding sequence ATGTCGCAGCAGGACAAGCGGGTCGCCCTCGTCACCGGCGCCACCAGTGGAATCGGGCTCGCCGTCGCCCGCCTCCTGGCCACCCAGAACCACCGCGTGTTCATCGGCGCGCGCAACGCCGAGAACGTCGCCGAGACCGTCAAGCAGCTGCAGAGCGAGGGCCTCGACGTCGACGGCACCACACTGGACGTCCGCTCCAGCACCGATGCCCGTCTCTTCGTGCAGGCCGCCGTCGACCGCTTCGGGACCGTGGACGTACTGGTCAACAACGCCGGTCGCAGCGGTGGCGGCGTCACCGCGGACATCGACGACGACCTGTGGAACGACGTCATCGACACCAACCTCAACAGCGTCTTCCGGCTGACGCGGGAGGTGCTCACCACCGGTGGGCTGCGCGACAAGGACCGAGGCCGCATCATCAACATCGCTTCCACCGCCGGCAAGCAGGGCGTCGTGCTCGGCGCCCCCTACTCGGCCTCCAAGCACGGCGTCGTCGGCTTCACCAAGGCGCTCGGCAACGAGCTGGCCCCGACCGGCATCACCGTGAACGCGGTCTGCCCCGGTTACGTCGAGACCCCCATGGCGCAGCGCGTGCGTCAGGGCTACGCGGCCGCGTACGACGCCACCGAGGAGGCCATCCTGGCGAAGTTCCAGTCGAAGATCCCGCTGGGCCGCTACTCGACGCCCGAGGAAGTCGCGGGCCTGGTCGGCTACTTGGCGTCCGACACCGCCGCCTCCATCACCTCGCAGGCGCTCAACGTCTGCGGCGGCCTCGGCAACTTCTGA
- a CDS encoding acyl carrier protein, with translation MSKQEFTLEDLKRILLEGAGAEEGVDLDGDILDTDFEELGYESLALLETGGLIEREYGISLDDEIFADNRTPRTLVAAINVHLRELTPAA, from the coding sequence ATGTCGAAGCAGGAATTCACCCTCGAGGACCTCAAGCGCATTCTGCTGGAGGGCGCAGGCGCGGAAGAGGGCGTCGACCTCGACGGCGACATCCTCGACACCGACTTCGAGGAGCTGGGCTACGAGTCCCTCGCGCTCCTGGAGACCGGTGGCCTCATCGAGCGGGAGTACGGCATCTCCCTCGACGACGAGATATTCGCCGACAACCGCACCCCGCGCACCCTCGTGGCCGCGATCAACGTGCACCTGCGGGAGCTCACGCCCGCCGCGTAA
- a CDS encoding ketosynthase chain-length factor: MNTKTIITGIGVATPNGLGVDDFWAATRVGKNAIDRITRFDPSSYPSQLAGEIRGFEASDHLPSRLIPQTDRMTRLALVAADCAFDDAGVKPGDIPEFDMGVVTASTSGGFEFGQNELRKLWSQGSQYVSAYQSFAWFYAVNSGQISIRNGMRGPSGVVVSDHAGGLDAIAQARRQIRKGSKLIFSGGFDASICPWGWVAQIAGGRLSTSDHPERAYLPFDTAADGYVPGEGGALLILEDRQSALERDAENVYGEVAGYGATFDPKPGSGRPPGLRRAIEVALADAGVEAGQVDVVFADAAGTPRLDREEADAITEVFGPAGVPVTAPKTMIGRLYSGAAPVDVVSAVLAIREGLIPPTTNVVLSPEYDIDLVTGQPRTASVRTALVLARGYGGFNSAMVVRAVD, translated from the coding sequence GTGAACACCAAGACGATCATCACCGGAATCGGTGTCGCCACCCCCAACGGGCTCGGCGTGGACGACTTCTGGGCCGCGACCCGGGTCGGCAAGAACGCCATCGACCGCATCACCCGCTTCGACCCCTCCTCCTACCCGTCCCAACTGGCAGGAGAGATAAGGGGGTTCGAGGCGTCGGACCACCTGCCCAGCAGGCTGATCCCGCAGACCGACCGGATGACCCGGCTCGCCCTCGTCGCCGCCGACTGCGCCTTCGACGACGCAGGGGTCAAGCCCGGCGACATTCCCGAGTTCGACATGGGAGTCGTCACCGCATCGACATCGGGCGGCTTCGAGTTCGGCCAGAACGAGCTGCGCAAGCTGTGGAGCCAGGGCAGCCAGTACGTCAGCGCGTACCAGTCCTTCGCCTGGTTCTACGCCGTCAACAGCGGCCAGATCTCCATCCGCAACGGCATGCGCGGTCCCAGCGGAGTCGTCGTCAGCGACCACGCGGGCGGTCTCGACGCGATCGCCCAGGCACGCCGGCAGATCCGCAAGGGCAGCAAGCTGATCTTCTCCGGTGGCTTCGACGCGTCGATCTGCCCCTGGGGCTGGGTCGCCCAGATCGCCGGTGGCCGACTGTCCACCAGCGACCACCCGGAGCGCGCCTACCTGCCCTTCGACACGGCGGCCGACGGCTACGTGCCGGGCGAGGGCGGCGCGTTGCTCATCCTGGAGGACCGGCAGTCGGCCCTCGAACGCGACGCCGAGAACGTCTACGGCGAGGTCGCGGGGTACGGGGCGACCTTCGACCCGAAGCCCGGCAGCGGACGTCCGCCGGGGCTGCGCCGCGCCATCGAGGTGGCTCTCGCCGACGCCGGTGTCGAGGCGGGCCAGGTCGACGTGGTCTTCGCCGACGCGGCCGGGACCCCGCGGCTCGACCGCGAGGAGGCCGACGCCATCACCGAGGTGTTCGGCCCCGCCGGGGTCCCCGTCACCGCGCCCAAGACGATGATCGGCCGTCTCTACTCCGGCGCGGCTCCGGTCGACGTGGTCTCCGCGGTCCTGGCGATCCGCGAGGGGCTGATCCCGCCGACCACCAACGTGGTGCTGTCGCCCGAGTACGACATCGACCTGGTGACCGGCCAGCCGCGCACCGCCTCGGTGCGCACCGCGCTGGTGCTCGCCCGGGGTTACGGCGGCTTCAACTCCGCCATGGTCGTCCGCGCGGTCGACTAG